In the Mycolicibacter minnesotensis genome, TGCTGGCCGGCCTGGAACCCGAAGAAGAGGCACCGATGGTCTTCCTGCGGCTGCGCAAAGCGGCCCGCAAGTACGCCACCAAGGTGTTCAGCCTGGCCCCCTTCGCCGACCGCGGGCTGGCCAAGATGGCGGGCACCGTACTGCCAACGATTCCCGGCGGGGAGGCAACCGCACTGGACGGCCTGCACAACGGCGCCGTCGGACAGGCGCTTCGCCAGCCCGGCGCGGTCGTCCTGGTCGGCGAGCGGTTGGCGGGATCTCCTGGCGCACTCTCGGCAGCGATCCGGCTCGCCGAAGCCACCGGGGCGAAACTGGCCTGGGTGCCACGGCGCGCTGGGGAACGCGGCGCCTTGGACAGCGGAGCGCTGGCGGGCTTGCTACCCGGAGGGCGTCCGCTCGCCGATCCGGCGGCGCGGGCCGAGGTCGCGCAGGCATGGGGTCTGGCAGGCCCCGACGACCTGCCGTCGCAGGCGGGACGCGACACCGATGCCATCCTGGCGGCCGCAGCCGACGGGACCCTGGGAGCACTGCTTGTCGGCGGGGTGGAACCGGCCGACCTGGCTGACCCGGAGGCGGCACTGGCGGCCCTGGACGCGGTCGAATTCCTGGTCAGCCTCGAGCTGCGGCACAGCGCAGTCACCGAACGCGCGGACGTGGTGTTGCCGGTAGCGGCCGCCTCCGAGAAGTCCGGCACCTACGTCAACTGGGAGGGCCGCCACCGCCGGTTCGGTGTCGCACTGCCGGACACCGGTTCCCTGCCCGACCAGCGGGTGCTCAACGTGATCGCCGAGGAGATGGGCATCGCCCTGGGCATGCCCACGGTGGAGGCGGCCCGCGACGAGCTGGTGGCATTGGGCGCTTGGTCAGGTGAGCGGATCGCCGGACCCGCCGTGGCAGCCGGCACGCCACCGCAAGCCGGTGCAGGCGAGGCGGTGCTGGCCGGCTGGCGCATGCTGCTCGACGAGGGGCTGATGCAGGCCGGCGAGCCCAACCTTGCCGGCACTGCCCGCACGCCGGTGGTGCGCCTGTCGGCATCGACGGCCGCCGAGATCGGCGTGGCGGAGTCGGATTCGGTCACGGTCAGCACCGATCGCGGCCAGATCACCCTGCCGCTGGCCATCACCGAGATGCCGGACAACGTGGTGTGGCTGCCGCTGAACTCGGCAGGCTCGGCAGTACACCGGGACCTGGGGGTCAGCCCCGGCGCGACAGTACAGATTGGACGCACACCATGAGCGATCCTTTGTGGTTGATGCTGGTCAAGGTGCTGGGCATCTTCTTGTTTCTGCTCTTGACGGTTGTCCTGGCCATTGTCATCGAGCGAAAAGTCGTGGGCCGCATGCAGATGCGTCCCGGCCCCAACCGGGTAGGTCCCAAGGGCTGGCTGCAGAGCCTGGCCGATGCCATCAAGCTGGCCCTCAAGGAGGACATCACCCCGTTCAACGTCGACCGGGCGATTTACACACTGGCCCCGATCATCTCGACGGTGCCGGCCATCACCGCATTCGCGGTGATCCCGCTGGGCCCCGAAGTCAGCATCTTCGGCCACCGCACCGCATTGCAGCTGGCGGACCTGCCGATCGCGGTGCTGTTCGTTCTGGCGATGTCCTCCATCGGGGTGTACGGGATCATCCTGGCCGGGTGGTCGTCCGGCTCGGTCTACCCATTACTCGGCGGAATCCGCTCGACCGCCCAGGTGATCTCCTACGAAGTCGCGATGGGCCTGGCGTTCGCATCGGTGTTCCTCTACGCCGGCACGATGGCGACCTCGGGCATCGTGGCAGCCCAGGATCGAGTGTGGTTCACCTTCCTGCTGATGCCTGCGTTCATGGTCTACCTGACCGCGATGGTCGGTGAGACCAACCGGGCACCCTTCGACCTGCCCGAAGCCGAGGGCGAACTGGTCGGCGGCTTCCACACGGAATACTCCTCATTGAAGTTCGCCCTGTTCTTCCTCGCCGAATACATCAACATGACCACGGTTTCGGCCGTGGCGGTCACGCTGTTCCTCGGTGGATGGCACGCGCCATTCCCGTTCAACATGTGGGACGGGGCCAACACAGGCTGGTGGCCTCTGTTGTGGTTCACGCTCAAGCTCTGGGGCTTCATCTTCGTCTACATCTGGTTGCGGGGCACCCTGCCCCGGCTGCGGTACGACCAGTTCATGGCGTTGGGCTGGAAGATCCTCATCCCGGTGGCGCTGGCCTGGGTGCTGATCGCCGCGGGAATGCGCAGCCTGCGCAACGGCGGCTACGAGCATTGGCAGCCGGCGCTGGCCGCGATCAGCACCGTGACCACGGTCGTGGTGCTGGTGGCACTACATCGGCGATTCAGCGCGCTGAGTACACGGCACACCCGCCTCGACGAATCCACTGCGGTGGCCCCCGCCGTGGCAACCGAGGGTTCGTTCCCGACACCACCGCTGCCGCAACGCGGTTCACCGCGGATCAAGGAGGACGTCAATGGCTAGTTTGCGAGACGCACTGGCCGGGTTCGGCGTCACCTGGAAGACGATGTTCAAACGGCCGATCAACGACGGCTACCCCGAACGCAAGAAGCCGACGGCGCCGCGCTACCACGGCCGCCACCAACTCAACCGGCACCCGGACGGGCTGGAGAAGTGCATCGGCTGCGAATTGTGTGCGTGGGCCTGTCCGGCAGACGCCATCTATGTGGAGGCCGCCGACAACACCGACCAGGAACGCTTCTCCCCCGGCGAACGCTACGGCCGGGTGTACCAGATCAACTATCTGCGGTGCATCGGCTGCGGACTGTGCATCGAGGCCTGCCCCACCCGGGCTCTGACCATGACCAACAACTACGAGATGGCCGCCGACAACCGCGCCGAGCTGATCTGGGAACGCGACCAGCTGCTGGCCCCGCTGGAAGCCGACATGATCGCGCCGCCGCACGCGATGCCGCCCGGCGCCACCGAGAAGGACTACTACTTGGGCAGGGTGAGCCCGGCCGGCCTCGACGAAGACCCGGACCTGTTCGTCATGCTCGACCGAGTGAAGCAGGGCAAGGCCTGATGGGCACCACACTGCTGGCCGCCGACATCGTCGTGCGCACCTCCACCGGGGAGGCGGTGACGTTCTGGGCGCTGGGCGTGATCGCCGTGATTGGCGCCATCGGCGTGGTCACCGCCGCCAAGGCGGTGTACTCGGCCCTGTTTCTGGCGATGACGATGTTGATCCTGGCGGTGTTCTACTTCGTTCAGGACGCGATGTTCCTCGGCGTGGTGCAGATCGTCGTCTACACCGGCGCGGTGATGATGCTGTTCCTGTTCGTGATGATGCTGATCGGTGTGGACTCCGCCGAATCACTGGTGGAAACCCTGCACGGCCAGCGGGCCGCCGCCACCCTGGCCGGGATCGCGTTCGGGATACTGCTGATCGCCGGGATCGGCGGTGCCACGATGCACCTGCGCCGCATCGGCACGCCCCCTGCCGCCGGCACCGGCGCGGCGGACCTGAGCCAACACAACGTCGAGGGCCTGGCCGCGCTGATCTTCACCCGCTACCTGTGGGCGTTCGAGCTCACCAGCGCACTGCTGATCACCGCCGTGCTCGCCGCCATGGTGCTGACCCACCGCGAGAGGTTGCAGCCGCGGATGACGCAGCGGGAGCTGTCGATTCAGCGCTTCCAATCCGGTCGACGGCCGACGCCGCTGCCCACCCCCGGCGTCTACGCCCGCCACAACGCCGTCGACATCGCCGCGCGCCTGCCCGACGGGACCTACTCGCCGCTGTCGGTGTCGGACACCTTGACCCACCGCTGGGTCGGCGCGACGGGCAACGCGGCACACTCCGACACCGAAATTGCCGCCAACGGGGAGGACTCGGGCCAGTGAATCCGGAGAACTACCTCTACCTGTCGGCGATGCTGTTCACCATCGGAGCCACCGGGGTGTTGTTGCGGCGCAATGCCCTGGTGATGTTCATGTGTGTCGAACTGATGCTCAACGCCGCCAACCTGGCATTCGTCACCTTCGCCCGGCTGCACTCCCAGCTCGACGGCCAGATGGTGGCGTTTTTCACCATGGTCGTCGCCGCCTGCGAGGTGGTGATCGGCTTGGCCATCATCATGACGATCTTCCGGGCCCGGCGATCCGCCTCGGTCGACGACGCGAACCTACTGCGCGGCTAGGAGTTGGGGAGCCTATGACGAACGTGAGCCAGTTGAGCTGGCTGCTGGTGGCCCTGCCCACGGCCGGAGCGCTGATCCTGTTACTCGGCGGGCGCAGAACCGACCGGTGGGGGCACCTGCTGGCCTGCGTCACCGTGCTCTCCTCATTCGGGATCGGGCTGGTGCTGCTGGCCGAGATGCTGGGCCGGGACGGCGAAGACCGAGCGATCCACACGCACCTGTTCAGCTGGGTGCCGGTGGGCGCCCTGCAGGTCGACTTCGGCATGCTGGTCGATCAACTGTCGATCTGCTTCGTGCTGCTGATCAGTGGCGTCGGCTCGCTGATCCACATCTACTCGACCGGCTACATGAAGCACGACCCCGATCGCAGGCGCTTCTTCGCCTACCTGAACCTGTTCGTCGCGGCGATGCTGCTGCTGGTCGTTGCCGACAACTACCTGGGCCTATATGTGGGCTGGGAAGGCGTCGGTCTGGCGTCCTACCTGCTGATCGGCTTCTGGTACGCCAAGCCGGTGGCTGCCGCGGCCGGCAAGAAGGCGTTCGTGTCCAACCGGGTCGGCGACATCGGGCTGTCGCTGGCCATGTTCGTGATGTTCGCCGGTTTCGGCACG is a window encoding:
- a CDS encoding NADH-quinone oxidoreductase subunit G; amino-acid sequence: MTQTSAPQAQESVTLTIDDQQITVPKGTLIIRAAEQLGIEVPRFCDHPLLDPVAWCRQCMVEVEGQRKPQPSCAVAATDGMVVRTQHTSPEADQAQHMVMELLLINHPLDCPTCDKGGECPLQNQAMAHGRNETRFEETKRHYPKPINISSQVLLDRDRCILCARCTRFANEIAGDKFIEMMDRGALQQVGIYTDTPFDSYFSGNTVQICPVGALTGASYRFRARPFDLVSTPTVCEHCAGGCAERTDHRRGKVLRRMAGEDPDVNEEWNCDKGRWAFTYATQGDRISTPLVRDDSGALVPTSWPHAAAVAARGLAAARGRAGVLVGGRVSAEDAYGYAKFARMALNSDDIDFRSRPHSAEEAAFLAAQVAGRSIEVSYADLQAAPVVLLAGLEPEEEAPMVFLRLRKAARKYATKVFSLAPFADRGLAKMAGTVLPTIPGGEATALDGLHNGAVGQALRQPGAVVLVGERLAGSPGALSAAIRLAEATGAKLAWVPRRAGERGALDSGALAGLLPGGRPLADPAARAEVAQAWGLAGPDDLPSQAGRDTDAILAAAADGTLGALLVGGVEPADLADPEAALAALDAVEFLVSLELRHSAVTERADVVLPVAAASEKSGTYVNWEGRHRRFGVALPDTGSLPDQRVLNVIAEEMGIALGMPTVEAARDELVALGAWSGERIAGPAVAAGTPPQAGAGEAVLAGWRMLLDEGLMQAGEPNLAGTARTPVVRLSASTAAEIGVAESDSVTVSTDRGQITLPLAITEMPDNVVWLPLNSAGSAVHRDLGVSPGATVQIGRTP
- the nuoH gene encoding NADH-quinone oxidoreductase subunit NuoH, with protein sequence MSDPLWLMLVKVLGIFLFLLLTVVLAIVIERKVVGRMQMRPGPNRVGPKGWLQSLADAIKLALKEDITPFNVDRAIYTLAPIISTVPAITAFAVIPLGPEVSIFGHRTALQLADLPIAVLFVLAMSSIGVYGIILAGWSSGSVYPLLGGIRSTAQVISYEVAMGLAFASVFLYAGTMATSGIVAAQDRVWFTFLLMPAFMVYLTAMVGETNRAPFDLPEAEGELVGGFHTEYSSLKFALFFLAEYINMTTVSAVAVTLFLGGWHAPFPFNMWDGANTGWWPLLWFTLKLWGFIFVYIWLRGTLPRLRYDQFMALGWKILIPVALAWVLIAAGMRSLRNGGYEHWQPALAAISTVTTVVVLVALHRRFSALSTRHTRLDESTAVAPAVATEGSFPTPPLPQRGSPRIKEDVNG
- the nuoI gene encoding NADH-quinone oxidoreductase subunit NuoI, which translates into the protein MASLRDALAGFGVTWKTMFKRPINDGYPERKKPTAPRYHGRHQLNRHPDGLEKCIGCELCAWACPADAIYVEAADNTDQERFSPGERYGRVYQINYLRCIGCGLCIEACPTRALTMTNNYEMAADNRAELIWERDQLLAPLEADMIAPPHAMPPGATEKDYYLGRVSPAGLDEDPDLFVMLDRVKQGKA
- a CDS encoding NADH-quinone oxidoreductase subunit J, with translation MGTTLLAADIVVRTSTGEAVTFWALGVIAVIGAIGVVTAAKAVYSALFLAMTMLILAVFYFVQDAMFLGVVQIVVYTGAVMMLFLFVMMLIGVDSAESLVETLHGQRAAATLAGIAFGILLIAGIGGATMHLRRIGTPPAAGTGAADLSQHNVEGLAALIFTRYLWAFELTSALLITAVLAAMVLTHRERLQPRMTQRELSIQRFQSGRRPTPLPTPGVYARHNAVDIAARLPDGTYSPLSVSDTLTHRWVGATGNAAHSDTEIAANGEDSGQ
- the nuoK gene encoding NADH-quinone oxidoreductase subunit NuoK, giving the protein MNPENYLYLSAMLFTIGATGVLLRRNALVMFMCVELMLNAANLAFVTFARLHSQLDGQMVAFFTMVVAACEVVIGLAIIMTIFRARRSASVDDANLLRG